One genomic region from Limisphaerales bacterium encodes:
- a CDS encoding GxxExxY protein, producing MESSRRDAETRSVELETNEVSGAVVNCALRIHQKLGPGLLESVYQRILAYELRKAGLTVETEVPVPVEWDGHVIDESFRADLIVGGKVLVELKSVERIQPVHKKQTLTYLKLSNLQVGLLINFGASLLKEGIHRIVNDFPENPSASPRLRVSPKI from the coding sequence ATGGAATCCTCACGCAGAGACGCAGAGACGCGGAGTGTTGAACTGGAAACGAATGAGGTTTCCGGCGCTGTGGTGAATTGTGCGTTGCGGATTCATCAAAAGCTGGGGCCGGGATTGTTGGAATCGGTTTATCAACGGATTCTCGCATACGAATTGCGGAAGGCGGGTTTGACAGTGGAGACCGAAGTGCCTGTGCCGGTCGAATGGGATGGGCATGTCATTGATGAGAGTTTCCGTGCTGACCTGATTGTCGGCGGCAAAGTTCTGGTCGAGTTGAAATCCGTCGAACGCATCCAACCCGTTCACAAAAAACAAACCCTCACCTACCTCAAGCTCAGCAACCTCCAAGTCGGATTACTGATCAATTTCGGAGCTTCGCTTCTCAAAGAAGGCATCCATCGCATCGTAAACGACTTCCCTGAAAACCCCTCCGCGTCCCCGCGCCTCCGCGTGAGTCCAAAAATATGA
- a CDS encoding protein kinase: MTRQLAAIVFTDIAGFTALSSRDESAAFAALEKQRALLKPLVAEYGGEWLKEMGDGLLLSFPSSLKAVHCAVVIQQTTAAEEHLNLRVGIHQGDIIAKDGDVFGDGVNIASRVEPHAPVGGVAMTHRVQEDIASHPDFTTESIGFPPLKGVGQQMELHCVVSHGLPRPEKKWNAAGAGETPDEIGGYKLVRAIGRGAFGEIWLAQSVTGKFFALKIVRRSNFDDDGPYQREFHGIQQYENISRGHPGLVDLLHVGGSEKEGYFYYVMELADDQTGQPLSDPDTYEPRTLLSDRRLHTRLSTDDTLRVGITLARGLAHLHGCGFLHRDVKPANVIYVNGQARLADIGLLTAMDNAATLVGTPAYMPPEGPGRAEADIYSLGIVLYEMATAQEPTQFPAFPEVSADSPSAAKFHQLQATILKAAAQHPDHRYAEAGQLATELEQILQDTLTTEPQYRVQKDNQQWGPFTQAELSSHVASGTFTVDDLCWTEAHGDWQPVGTVLGVEPQAAPVAAKETKAAPVKLIAATGIVVAVLALLAIVFMGDDEAPPDPDGPNGPGAQSPTQDWGEVYSGEAHEGMIRAVAFDPNDSTILATISDVDGDPPKVWSYTSGKLLATLSGHTHEVMCLAFHPANPWLASGSGDDKVLIHELSGGKRLHELAHEPVDGRDGSVACVAWSARGDRLVTGLKDHTLHLWNPENGSHLAQLGEHPIEVNAVAFSPVDNKTGASICEAGEIKTWNNNEGQAKHLATHRDGGADIAFSSDGSILATAGNNGNVILWSAHDGETLATLEGHEEGVMCVAFHPNGKWLASGSDDDTVILWDLASCQVFKKLQTTEDVNALAFSADGSRLAAGSADGTVKVWAIPTR; encoded by the coding sequence ATGACCCGACAGCTCGCGGCCATCGTGTTCACGGACATCGCCGGGTTCACGGCGTTGTCCTCGCGCGATGAGTCCGCCGCCTTCGCCGCGCTGGAGAAACAGCGCGCGCTGCTCAAGCCGCTCGTGGCCGAGTACGGCGGCGAATGGCTCAAGGAAATGGGCGACGGACTGCTGCTGAGTTTTCCCAGCTCGCTCAAGGCGGTGCATTGCGCGGTGGTCATTCAGCAAACGACTGCCGCGGAGGAACACCTCAACCTGCGCGTGGGCATTCATCAGGGCGACATCATCGCGAAGGATGGCGATGTGTTTGGCGACGGCGTAAACATCGCCTCGCGCGTGGAACCGCATGCGCCCGTCGGCGGCGTGGCGATGACTCATCGCGTGCAGGAAGACATCGCCAGCCATCCGGACTTCACCACGGAGAGCATCGGCTTTCCCCCGCTCAAGGGTGTGGGCCAGCAAATGGAGCTGCACTGCGTGGTGAGTCATGGATTGCCGCGTCCCGAGAAAAAATGGAATGCCGCCGGCGCCGGTGAAACGCCCGATGAGATCGGCGGTTACAAACTCGTGCGCGCCATCGGCCGCGGTGCCTTCGGCGAAATCTGGCTTGCGCAAAGTGTCACCGGCAAATTTTTCGCGCTCAAGATCGTGCGCCGCAGCAACTTCGACGACGACGGCCCGTACCAGCGGGAGTTTCACGGCATCCAGCAATACGAAAACATTTCGCGCGGCCATCCCGGCTTGGTCGATCTGCTGCACGTGGGCGGCAGCGAAAAAGAGGGCTACTTTTATTATGTAATGGAGCTGGCCGACGACCAGACCGGACAGCCACTTTCCGACCCGGACACTTACGAGCCGCGCACGCTCCTCTCCGACCGTCGATTGCACACGCGGCTTTCCACCGACGACACCCTGCGCGTGGGCATCACCCTCGCCCGCGGGCTCGCACACCTGCACGGCTGCGGCTTTCTGCATCGCGACGTGAAACCCGCCAACGTCATTTACGTCAATGGCCAGGCCCGGCTGGCGGACATTGGCCTGCTCACCGCCATGGACAACGCCGCCACGCTCGTCGGCACCCCCGCCTACATGCCGCCCGAGGGCCCCGGCCGCGCCGAGGCGGATATCTATTCATTGGGAATTGTTTTATATGAAATGGCCACCGCCCAGGAGCCCACTCAATTTCCCGCCTTCCCCGAGGTGTCTGCCGATTCCCCCAGCGCGGCGAAGTTTCACCAACTGCAGGCCACCATCCTCAAGGCTGCCGCGCAGCATCCGGACCATCGCTATGCCGAGGCCGGCCAACTGGCCACCGAGCTGGAGCAGATTTTGCAGGACACCCTCACCACCGAGCCGCAGTACCGCGTGCAAAAGGACAACCAGCAATGGGGGCCGTTCACCCAAGCCGAGCTGTCCAGCCACGTGGCCAGCGGCACCTTCACCGTCGACGACCTTTGCTGGACCGAGGCACACGGCGATTGGCAACCGGTGGGAACCGTGCTGGGCGTTGAACCGCAAGCCGCGCCGGTTGCCGCCAAAGAGACGAAAGCCGCGCCGGTGAAGTTGATCGCCGCGACGGGCATTGTGGTGGCGGTATTGGCATTGCTGGCGATTGTTTTCATGGGCGATGACGAGGCCCCACCGGATCCAGATGGACCCAATGGGCCGGGCGCACAATCGCCAACGCAAGACTGGGGCGAGGTATATTCGGGAGAGGCGCACGAGGGGATGATTCGGGCAGTGGCATTTGACCCGAATGACTCCACCATCCTCGCCACCATTTCGGATGTGGACGGTGATCCGCCGAAAGTTTGGAGCTACACTTCCGGCAAACTGCTCGCCACGCTTTCCGGCCACACTCATGAGGTGATGTGCCTGGCATTTCATCCGGCCAATCCCTGGCTCGCCAGTGGCAGCGGGGATGACAAGGTGTTGATTCACGAGCTGTCCGGCGGAAAGCGGTTGCACGAGCTGGCGCACGAACCGGTGGATGGGCGCGACGGCAGCGTGGCCTGCGTCGCTTGGAGCGCGCGCGGTGACCGGCTCGTGACGGGGCTGAAGGATCACACGCTGCACCTTTGGAATCCGGAAAACGGATCGCACTTGGCGCAGCTGGGCGAGCACCCGATCGAAGTCAACGCCGTCGCCTTCAGTCCGGTGGACAACAAGACCGGAGCCTCGATATGTGAAGCGGGAGAAATCAAGACGTGGAACAACAACGAAGGCCAAGCCAAACATTTGGCCACGCACCGCGACGGCGGGGCGGACATCGCGTTCAGTTCGGATGGGAGCATCCTGGCCACAGCCGGCAATAACGGCAACGTGATCCTGTGGTCCGCGCACGACGGCGAAACTCTCGCCACCCTCGAGGGCCATGAGGAGGGCGTCATGTGCGTGGCGTTTCATCCCAACGGCAAATGGCTGGCGAGTGGAAGCGATGACGACACGGTGATCCTTTGGGATCTGGCGTCCTGCCAAGTTTTCAAAAAGCTACAAACCACCGAGGACGTCAACGCACTCGCCTTTTCCGCGGACGGTTCGCGACTGGCCGCCGGCAGCGCGGATGGCACGGTGAAAGTGTGGGCGATTCCGACAAGGTAA
- the ccsA gene encoding cytochrome c biogenesis protein CcsA — MPETQRAQFMRIAFAVRSFLAEPEEDQSKLARHLLTVEAPFQAMKERSSLFMIPSATGDPKWDARQWETSVAAVLEGKPKAYELPRDLGHWENSKWETLLDEIVDAVDDATLADPTKSKWTDAEAKAVLEFAVAQVRQREVYSPDPNWEAFDWHKTADAILAGIPESKLPSPAHHYAEMSSAYVGGNPEAFNAAVTKHSDWLSENGFSIDVKKGSNEHFFNTFAPFAQAQWIYVIALLLACFSWLNMSRGLSNTAFYLIGLALVLHTAGLIFRMVLEGRPPVTNLYSSAIFVGWGAVLLGWILERIYRNGIGSCVAALVGFSTLIIAAHLSKEGDTMEMMRAVLDTNFWLATHVVCITIGYSATFLAGFLALVYVLRGVFTPSLTGDIAKGLARMVYGIVCFATLFSFVGTVLGGIWADQSWGRFWGWDSKENGALMIVVWNAIILHCRWGGLVRDRGLIMLAIFGNIVTAWSWFGVNMLGIGLHSYGFMDEAFNSLRWFAIMQVLFMLVARQPLRHWMSGANLDKEFNAPIAKIVAMMMGLGLLLHLGSLWTSGFLSYLGIALVGAGLLLSFLPAEYTASSSKKSA; from the coding sequence ATGCCGGAGACCCAACGCGCGCAATTTATGCGCATCGCGTTTGCCGTGCGGTCTTTTCTTGCAGAGCCGGAGGAAGACCAATCCAAACTCGCCCGCCATCTACTCACTGTGGAAGCGCCGTTTCAGGCGATGAAAGAACGCAGCAGTTTATTTATGATCCCTTCCGCCACGGGCGATCCGAAATGGGACGCGCGCCAATGGGAAACTTCCGTGGCCGCCGTGCTCGAGGGCAAACCCAAAGCGTACGAACTGCCGCGCGACTTGGGCCATTGGGAAAATTCTAAGTGGGAAACATTGCTCGACGAGATTGTGGATGCCGTGGATGACGCAACACTGGCCGATCCAACAAAATCGAAATGGACCGATGCCGAAGCCAAGGCGGTGCTGGAATTTGCCGTGGCCCAAGTGCGCCAGCGCGAGGTGTATTCGCCCGATCCCAATTGGGAAGCCTTCGATTGGCACAAGACTGCCGATGCCATTCTCGCGGGCATTCCGGAAAGCAAACTCCCGTCGCCCGCGCATCATTATGCCGAAATGAGCAGTGCGTATGTGGGCGGCAATCCGGAGGCCTTCAACGCTGCCGTGACAAAGCACAGTGATTGGCTGAGCGAAAATGGATTTTCCATTGATGTCAAAAAAGGCAGCAACGAGCATTTCTTCAACACCTTCGCACCGTTCGCGCAGGCGCAGTGGATTTATGTCATCGCCCTGTTGCTCGCGTGTTTCTCGTGGCTGAACATGTCGCGCGGATTATCGAACACCGCATTTTATTTAATCGGCCTCGCGTTGGTGCTGCACACCGCCGGATTGATTTTTCGGATGGTGCTCGAAGGCCGGCCGCCGGTGACTAATTTATATTCCTCCGCCATCTTTGTCGGTTGGGGCGCGGTGTTGCTCGGTTGGATTTTGGAACGCATTTATCGCAACGGCATCGGCAGTTGTGTTGCCGCGCTCGTTGGATTTTCCACGCTCATCATCGCCGCCCATCTTTCCAAGGAAGGCGACACAATGGAAATGATGCGCGCGGTGTTGGATACCAATTTCTGGCTGGCCACGCACGTGGTGTGCATCACCATCGGCTATTCGGCCACCTTCCTCGCGGGATTCCTCGCGCTGGTTTATGTGTTGCGCGGCGTGTTCACGCCTTCGCTCACTGGTGATATCGCCAAAGGGCTCGCCCGAATGGTGTACGGCATTGTGTGTTTTGCCACGCTCTTCAGTTTCGTGGGCACGGTGTTGGGCGGCATTTGGGCGGATCAATCGTGGGGACGCTTCTGGGGTTGGGACAGCAAGGAAAACGGCGCGCTGATGATTGTGGTTTGGAATGCCATCATTTTGCATTGTCGTTGGGGCGGCTTGGTGCGTGATCGTGGGCTAATTATGCTGGCGATCTTCGGCAACATCGTCACTGCGTGGTCGTGGTTTGGCGTGAATATGCTCGGCATCGGTTTGCACAGTTACGGGTTTATGGATGAGGCGTTTAACTCGCTGCGTTGGTTTGCAATCATGCAAGTGCTCTTTATGCTCGTCGCGCGCCAACCGCTGCGCCATTGGATGAGTGGCGCAAATCTCGACAAGGAATTCAATGCGCCCATCGCCAAAATTGTCGCGATGATGATGGGCCTCGGTTTGCTGCTGCACTTGGGCTCGCTCTGGACGAGTGGCTTCCTGAGCTACCTCGGCATCGCGCTGGTGGGCGCGGGTTTGTTGCTTTCGTTTTTGCCCGCTGAATACACGGCTTCGTCTTCCAAAAAATCTGCTTGA
- a CDS encoding murein L,D-transpeptidase, whose amino-acid sequence MEGFGSQFPPPPVRPWWHHLAWALPLMAITGGLGWWQGGKRQQVAAPIERPHAVKPVEKKPAPSVTVTNRPAPGIGERVPVRPETNQWISQRGVRVYTNATDAARIGLTRIGEELPSLPANFTPRPVTAGSDLEIQVALDRRGFSPGSIDGMSGPQTVSAIAAFQQQQRLPISGRLDTATRRSLTLRAPVFAQYSVSTNDLARPQPLGKTWAAKSRQAILDYESVLELVAEKHHCSPRFLQKINPLVHWPSVRAGTAVKVPNTAGPGTMAGVGALIHIQLRAKTLRVYDSSTNLVAQFPCSIATRVENQPVGRLAITAVAHPANYTFNPTRFPNTPEALAGSGSLSIPPGPNNPIGTAWFSLSQPGYGIHGSPDPEKIGRTTSLGCFRLANWNAERLLKLVNVGTSVLVE is encoded by the coding sequence ATGGAGGGTTTTGGTTCCCAGTTTCCGCCGCCACCGGTGCGCCCGTGGTGGCATCATTTGGCGTGGGCTTTGCCGTTAATGGCAATCACCGGGGGGCTCGGCTGGTGGCAGGGTGGCAAGCGTCAACAAGTCGCCGCGCCCATCGAACGCCCGCACGCGGTAAAGCCAGTGGAGAAAAAACCCGCGCCAAGCGTGACGGTGACCAATCGGCCCGCACCTGGGATCGGCGAGCGCGTGCCGGTGCGTCCGGAGACGAATCAATGGATTTCCCAACGCGGCGTGCGGGTGTACACCAACGCCACCGATGCCGCCCGCATCGGACTCACCCGCATCGGCGAAGAACTCCCATCCCTACCTGCAAACTTCACCCCGCGCCCAGTGACAGCTGGGAGTGATTTAGAGATTCAAGTTGCCTTGGATCGGCGCGGTTTTTCGCCCGGCTCAATCGATGGAATGAGCGGCCCACAAACGGTATCGGCCATCGCAGCCTTTCAGCAGCAGCAACGGCTGCCCATCAGCGGCCGACTCGATACCGCCACACGCCGCTCACTCACCCTGCGCGCGCCGGTGTTTGCGCAGTACAGCGTTTCCACCAATGACCTGGCGCGGCCGCAGCCACTGGGAAAAACTTGGGCCGCCAAATCGCGCCAAGCCATTTTGGATTACGAAAGCGTGTTGGAATTAGTTGCCGAAAAACATCATTGCTCGCCGCGTTTTTTGCAGAAAATAAACCCGCTCGTGCATTGGCCCAGCGTGCGCGCGGGCACTGCCGTGAAGGTGCCCAACACCGCCGGCCCCGGCACGATGGCCGGCGTGGGCGCGCTGATTCACATTCAGTTGCGCGCGAAAACACTGCGCGTGTACGACAGCAGCACCAATCTTGTGGCTCAATTCCCCTGCTCCATCGCCACGCGCGTGGAGAATCAACCCGTTGGTCGACTGGCCATCACCGCCGTGGCGCATCCGGCCAATTACACATTTAACCCCACGCGCTTTCCCAACACCCCCGAAGCGCTTGCGGGCAGCGGGTCGCTCAGTATTCCGCCCGGCCCGAACAATCCCATTGGCACCGCGTGGTTCAGCCTCAGCCAACCTGGTTACGGCATCCACGGCTCGCCCGACCCGGAAAAAATCGGCCGCACGACTTCACTCGGCTGCTTCCGGTTGGCCAATTGGAACGCGGAACGGTTATTGAAATTGGTGAATGTGGGGACGAGTGTTTTGGTGGAGTGA
- a CDS encoding HigA family addiction module antidote protein, whose protein sequence is MKTPKLKTNPAAGLIADTLEHEALSAAEASRAMRIPRSRLSDIFAGRKGISADTALRLEQYLGISAALLIRLQADFDLSEAAQGKGKIIRREVTPHTTAA, encoded by the coding sequence ATGAAAACACCCAAACTGAAAACCAACCCCGCGGCGGGATTGATTGCCGACACGCTAGAGCACGAGGCCCTCAGCGCCGCCGAGGCCAGCCGGGCGATGCGGATTCCTCGCAGCCGGTTGAGCGATATTTTTGCCGGACGCAAGGGCATCTCCGCCGACACCGCGTTGCGGCTCGAGCAGTACTTGGGCATTTCCGCCGCGCTGCTGATTCGGCTGCAAGCTGATTTTGACCTGAGCGAAGCCGCCCAAGGCAAAGGCAAGATCATCCGCCGCGAAGTCACTCCGCACACAACAGCCGCATAA
- a CDS encoding MFS transporter, translating to MIVMDSPIILYAESLGASATVIGLIAGITPLMVIFQIPAADHVGRFGYKRSITVGWTLRLIFILPLVAVPLLDGHLNPQSQLALIIGALFCFNLIRGIASTAWFPWITGIIPERVRGRYLTRESAANNIGSFFALLLAAMYLGRDAVPHQFAALFAFSFVMGWVSLWFVHRVPDAPVAEEDAQSKQPVKWREIIQHQPFRKLLWVSFIWAIFMGGLLGFIVKFLKTGEGALADDRVLYASAAKFVGGLITLWFLYSRLDRLGSRPLMFLALGILGLVMAVWIGMSGGQIPVRFEWVCGVYLVMGFGFCTFYMSLTKLAMATVPELGKSHFFALYSVVGSLAIGIFPILWGILIDALTGVKVNWLGLEWNQFSIYFTALLVVLLATAVQVLRVEEQKAARLNELVFDLLRNNPLRDWMRR from the coding sequence ATGATTGTGATGGATAGCCCCATCATTTTGTACGCGGAAAGTTTGGGCGCCAGCGCGACGGTCATAGGGCTCATCGCGGGCATCACGCCTTTGATGGTAATTTTCCAAATCCCCGCCGCCGACCACGTGGGCCGCTTTGGTTACAAGCGCTCGATCACGGTGGGCTGGACGTTGCGGCTCATTTTTATTTTACCGTTGGTGGCCGTGCCGCTGCTGGATGGGCATCTCAACCCGCAAAGTCAGTTGGCGCTCATTATTGGCGCGCTGTTTTGTTTTAATCTCATTCGAGGCATTGCCAGTACGGCGTGGTTTCCGTGGATCACCGGCATCATTCCTGAACGCGTGCGCGGGCGCTATCTCACGCGCGAGTCGGCGGCCAACAACATCGGCAGTTTTTTTGCGCTATTGTTGGCGGCGATGTATCTTGGGCGCGATGCTGTGCCGCATCAGTTTGCCGCGCTCTTTGCGTTTAGTTTCGTGATGGGGTGGGTGAGTTTATGGTTCGTTCATCGCGTGCCCGATGCGCCCGTGGCCGAAGAAGATGCCCAAAGCAAACAACCGGTGAAGTGGCGCGAGATCATCCAACATCAGCCGTTTCGTAAACTGTTGTGGGTGAGTTTCATCTGGGCAATTTTTATGGGCGGACTGCTCGGGTTCATCGTGAAATTTCTCAAGACCGGCGAGGGCGCTCTCGCCGATGACCGAGTGCTCTACGCCAGCGCCGCCAAGTTTGTGGGCGGTCTGATTACCTTGTGGTTTTTGTATTCGCGATTGGATCGGCTGGGCAGTCGGCCGCTGATGTTTCTCGCGCTCGGCATTTTAGGACTAGTGATGGCAGTGTGGATTGGAATGAGCGGCGGCCAAATTCCTGTGCGCTTTGAGTGGGTGTGCGGCGTGTACCTCGTGATGGGCTTTGGCTTCTGCACATTTTATATGAGCCTTACCAAGCTCGCGATGGCCACGGTGCCGGAGCTGGGCAAGAGTCATTTCTTCGCGCTCTACTCAGTGGTGGGCAGTCTTGCCATCGGTATTTTTCCAATCCTCTGGGGCATCCTCATCGACGCGCTCACCGGCGTGAAAGTGAACTGGCTCGGCCTCGAATGGAATCAATTCAGCATTTACTTCACCGCGCTGCTCGTGGTGCTGCTCGCCACCGCCGTGCAAGTGCTGCGCGTGGAAGAACAAAAAGCCGCACGCCTGAACGAATTGGTTTTCGATTTGTTGCGGAATAATCCGCTAAGAGATTGGATGAGAAGGTAG
- a CDS encoding DNA ligase, translating into MKSAISLLLSLLCTSSLFAEPPKLLLAKTWDESIDPAGWWISEKYDGVRGFWDGKSLWTRGGHPIVAPDYFLAELPTGLALDGELWLGRRQFEETLSTVRRQIPDDRWRRMHFMIFDAPKIKGTFEQRTAFLKTKLPSSSRQVQLVPQWRCQGRAHLIAERDRIVKAGGEGLMIREPESIYEGKRSGTLLKVKTHEDAEATVIGHKPGKGKFTGMLGSLRVRAKDGREFSIGTGFTNAQRKNPPPIGAVVTYRYRGLTKNGLPRFPSFWRLRPK; encoded by the coding sequence ATGAAGTCCGCAATTTCCCTACTACTCTCACTTCTCTGCACTAGCTCGTTATTTGCCGAGCCGCCTAAGTTATTGCTCGCGAAGACTTGGGATGAATCGATCGATCCGGCAGGCTGGTGGATCAGTGAAAAGTACGACGGAGTGCGGGGGTTTTGGGATGGCAAATCGCTTTGGACACGCGGCGGACACCCGATTGTTGCTCCGGATTATTTTCTGGCCGAACTCCCAACCGGGCTGGCGTTGGACGGGGAACTTTGGTTAGGGAGAAGACAGTTCGAGGAAACTTTGAGCACGGTTCGACGGCAGATTCCAGATGACCGGTGGCGCCGGATGCATTTCATGATTTTTGATGCGCCAAAAATCAAAGGAACGTTTGAACAGCGCACGGCATTCCTCAAAACGAAATTGCCCTCCTCATCGCGCCAGGTGCAGCTGGTGCCTCAGTGGCGCTGTCAGGGGAGAGCACACTTGATTGCAGAGCGGGACCGAATTGTGAAAGCCGGCGGCGAAGGATTGATGATTCGCGAGCCAGAATCGATCTACGAAGGCAAACGCTCGGGCACGTTGCTGAAGGTGAAGACGCACGAAGACGCCGAGGCGACGGTCATCGGCCACAAGCCGGGCAAGGGGAAATTCACCGGCATGCTCGGCTCGCTGCGCGTGCGTGCGAAGGATGGCCGGGAGTTTTCCATCGGCACCGGCTTCACCAATGCCCAGCGCAAAAACCCACCGCCCATCGGCGCGGTGGTGACGTACCGCTATCGCGGCCTCACGAAAAACGGACTGCCGCGGTTCCCGTCATTTTGGCGATTGCGGCCGAAATAG
- a CDS encoding DUF1501 domain-containing protein, whose amino-acid sequence MNSLLNRRQFLSNTGQGLGGIALASLLAREGALAEDGPIRPKIDPAKPFAARDAHFKGKAKQVLVIFCSGACSQLDTFDYKPELIKRHGQPMPGGDTLKTFQGAQGNLTKSPWEFKARGQSGKMVSELVPQLGELADEMCFIHSLTGKTNTHGPGENFMSTGYTLDGFPSMGAWMTWALGSANDELPAYVAIPDPRGTPQSSVNNWGPGFLPAAFQGTDFNASKPLRNLARPAGISAKTDQATRSFLQRLNERHLQKFPGDTELAARISSYELAARMQLSVPEVSDLSTEKASTLKMYGADDATNPIKAGFAKNCILARRLLEKGVRFVQLFNGAYQTGGEGVSNWDGHKVLHQQYAKHGPVLDQPAAALLRDLKQRGILEDTLVVWCTEFGRMPTFQKGASGRDHNPDGFTAWLAGAGVKRGHTHGATDPFGWKAEQDVATVYDFHATLLHLLGLNHKRLTYYHNGFERRLTDVHGHVIKDVLA is encoded by the coding sequence ATGAACTCTCTCCTGAATCGCCGTCAATTTCTTAGCAACACCGGGCAAGGACTCGGCGGGATTGCCTTGGCCAGTCTGCTGGCGCGGGAAGGGGCGCTGGCGGAGGATGGCCCCATCCGACCGAAGATTGATCCAGCCAAACCATTTGCCGCGCGGGATGCGCATTTTAAAGGCAAGGCCAAACAGGTGCTGGTGATTTTCTGCTCCGGCGCGTGCAGTCAGCTGGACACGTTTGACTACAAGCCGGAGCTGATCAAACGCCACGGACAACCGATGCCGGGCGGTGACACACTCAAGACGTTTCAGGGCGCGCAGGGTAATCTCACCAAAAGCCCGTGGGAATTCAAAGCGCGCGGGCAATCGGGCAAGATGGTGTCCGAACTGGTTCCGCAATTAGGCGAGCTGGCCGATGAGATGTGTTTCATCCATTCGCTCACCGGCAAAACGAACACGCACGGCCCCGGCGAAAATTTCATGTCCACCGGTTACACGCTGGATGGGTTTCCCAGCATGGGCGCATGGATGACGTGGGCGCTCGGCTCGGCCAATGACGAATTGCCCGCCTACGTGGCCATCCCCGATCCGCGCGGCACGCCACAAAGCAGCGTCAACAATTGGGGCCCCGGCTTTCTGCCTGCGGCATTTCAAGGCACGGATTTCAACGCCAGTAAACCGCTGCGCAACCTCGCTCGTCCCGCCGGCATCAGCGCCAAGACCGACCAAGCCACCCGCAGTTTTCTCCAGCGCCTCAACGAACGGCATCTCCAGAAATTTCCCGGCGACACCGAATTGGCCGCGCGCATTTCCAGCTATGAACTGGCCGCGCGCATGCAGCTCAGCGTGCCCGAAGTCAGCGATCTCTCCACCGAGAAGGCGTCCACTCTCAAAATGTACGGTGCCGACGACGCCACCAATCCCATCAAGGCCGGCTTCGCCAAGAACTGCATCCTTGCCCGGCGTCTTCTGGAGAAGGGCGTGCGTTTCGTCCAACTCTTCAATGGCGCCTACCAAACCGGCGGCGAAGGCGTTAGCAACTGGGACGGCCACAAGGTGCTGCACCAACAATACGCCAAGCACGGCCCCGTGCTCGATCAACCCGCCGCCGCCCTCCTGCGCGACCTCAAGCAACGCGGCATTCTGGAGGACACCCTCGTCGTCTGGTGCACGGAATTCGGCCGCATGCCGACCTTCCAAAAAGGCGCCAGCGGTCGCGACCACAACCCCGACGGCTTCACCGCCTGGCTTGCCGGTGCCGGCGTCAAACGCGGCCATACCCACGGCGCCACCGATCCCTTCGGCTGGAAAGCCGAGCAAGACGTCGCCACCGTCTACGACTTCCACGCCACCCTCCTCCACCTCCTCGGCCTCAACCACAAACGCCTCACCTACTACCACAACGGCTTCGAACGAAGGCTCACCGACGTCCACGGGCACGTCATCAAGGACGTCCTTGCGTAA